The Rhodocytophaga rosea genome has a segment encoding these proteins:
- a CDS encoding SusC/RagA family TonB-linked outer membrane protein codes for MRKQVRPKGRWVLLFLISIGFTPTFAQQVAFAPPTPPHQPTTIQLQAKPLKAVLNQIQKEQKVRFNYNSDLIKDKTISLDLSKVYLNNMEQLLNVVLKPYGLTVEKIGNKRYVIFPLQAPANKTSQIQPQELTPINVSGKVTDQQGSPLPGVTILIKGTNTGTVTNTEGDFTLQADEKDILLLSYIGFATKEVSVNGQSKINVQMEEDTKALEEVVVTGYMTQKKADLTGSVAVITPAVIEKNNYSNVIQGLQGRVPGMFITTDGNPVGNATVQIRGLTSMRSAPPLIVVDGLPTNMNLRDINPNDIASMQVLKDAASASIYGSRAASGVILIQTKNGKAGETKVTYDGYVGVSSFMNRIKMMNTQQYGQALWQAAINDGRDPNEVTQIYDFEWHRGDDGIALLDKVSPIEWLNAEKTMPSADTDWFDAGSQLGLQNNHNLTISNGTDKARTMLSLNYHENRGTQIHTGFRRYALRLNSDYTLLKDRLMIGENLSVSHLKLNDQNHSHSFLTMPPIIPVYTTDGGWGGTAYNLGMDDYNNPVRMLTQGKDNGTNYTRILGSIYADLRLFKGLQLKSLFGADYTSGYFRHIDFTWKEGGGKQDIINGVRNRQTHALTSTWTNTLNYNVNVGKHNLDFLAGIEAVKFTAQEMEGYRRDIEFEDYDYAYLNSATGNQEVYGTGDEWGLLSYFSKFNYVFNQKYLLSATMRYDGSSKFGVNNRFGFFPAVSAGWRLSEENFLKDNVGFISDLKLRASWGKNGNSNIPTNALVNYYVADYRGTGYGLAGNETGTIYSGYRRAHIGNPDLKWEATAQTDIGLDFGLFNGSVSGSFDYFYKVTDGMLYEPPYIGAIGEGDTAG; via the coding sequence ATGAGAAAACAAGTACGTCCAAAAGGACGGTGGGTACTCCTTTTTCTAATAAGTATAGGATTTACCCCGACCTTTGCCCAACAAGTGGCATTTGCACCACCAACGCCTCCCCATCAGCCCACGACAATACAACTGCAGGCTAAGCCATTAAAGGCTGTTTTAAATCAGATTCAAAAGGAGCAAAAGGTACGATTCAATTATAACAGCGACTTAATTAAAGATAAAACAATTTCATTAGACCTCTCCAAAGTTTATTTAAACAACATGGAGCAACTGCTGAATGTGGTTTTAAAACCTTATGGGCTAACTGTTGAAAAAATAGGAAATAAACGGTATGTGATTTTTCCCTTGCAAGCGCCTGCTAATAAAACAAGCCAGATTCAACCGCAAGAGCTTACACCAATCAATGTTTCCGGAAAAGTTACCGATCAGCAAGGAAGTCCACTGCCTGGTGTAACCATACTCATCAAAGGCACAAATACAGGAACGGTCACAAACACAGAAGGAGATTTTACCTTACAGGCAGATGAAAAAGATATCCTGCTCTTATCCTACATAGGTTTTGCCACGAAAGAAGTATCTGTAAATGGCCAGTCGAAGATCAATGTTCAAATGGAAGAAGATACCAAAGCCTTAGAGGAAGTGGTAGTAACCGGGTACATGACTCAGAAAAAGGCTGACCTGACAGGTTCTGTTGCCGTGATAACACCTGCTGTAATCGAGAAGAACAATTATTCCAATGTGATACAGGGCTTACAAGGCCGGGTGCCAGGTATGTTCATTACTACCGATGGAAACCCAGTTGGAAACGCAACTGTTCAAATCCGTGGCCTTACCTCTATGAGATCGGCCCCACCGCTGATCGTGGTAGATGGCTTGCCTACAAACATGAATCTGAGAGATATCAACCCAAATGATATCGCTTCTATGCAGGTGTTGAAAGATGCAGCTTCCGCAAGTATTTATGGGTCAAGGGCAGCCAGCGGAGTAATTCTTATTCAGACCAAGAACGGTAAAGCAGGAGAAACCAAAGTAACCTACGATGGATATGTGGGTGTTTCCAGCTTCATGAACAGGATTAAAATGATGAATACCCAGCAATATGGACAGGCCTTATGGCAGGCCGCTATTAACGATGGACGGGACCCCAACGAAGTGACGCAGATATATGATTTTGAATGGCACCGGGGTGATGACGGAATTGCTTTATTGGATAAAGTAAGCCCCATTGAGTGGCTGAATGCAGAAAAAACAATGCCCTCGGCTGATACGGATTGGTTTGACGCCGGCTCACAACTCGGATTGCAGAATAACCATAATCTTACCATCTCAAATGGAACAGATAAGGCCAGAACCATGCTTTCGCTCAATTACCACGAAAACCGGGGAACACAAATTCATACTGGCTTCCGCAGGTATGCCCTGCGGTTAAATTCTGATTATACTTTACTTAAAGACCGGCTGATGATTGGAGAGAATCTATCTGTTTCACATCTAAAGCTTAACGACCAGAACCATAGCCATTCTTTTCTCACAATGCCCCCCATTATACCGGTGTATACAACTGATGGAGGCTGGGGTGGAACAGCCTATAATCTGGGCATGGATGATTATAATAACCCAGTCAGGATGTTAACCCAGGGAAAAGATAATGGCACCAACTACACCAGAATATTAGGAAGCATTTATGCCGATTTGCGGCTATTTAAAGGATTACAGTTAAAATCATTGTTTGGAGCTGATTATACCTCAGGCTATTTCAGGCATATAGATTTTACCTGGAAAGAAGGTGGTGGAAAACAGGATATCATCAATGGGGTTAGAAACCGACAGACGCATGCCCTGACCTCTACCTGGACCAATACTTTAAACTATAATGTAAATGTAGGTAAACACAACCTTGATTTTCTGGCGGGAATTGAAGCCGTGAAATTTACAGCACAAGAAATGGAAGGCTACCGCCGGGATATTGAATTTGAGGATTACGACTATGCTTACTTAAATTCCGCCACCGGCAATCAGGAGGTGTACGGAACCGGCGATGAATGGGGGCTGCTCTCCTACTTTTCAAAGTTTAATTATGTATTTAACCAAAAGTATTTGCTATCTGCCACCATGCGTTATGACGGCTCCTCTAAGTTTGGCGTCAACAACCGGTTTGGCTTCTTTCCGGCTGTATCTGCAGGATGGCGGTTAAGTGAAGAGAACTTTTTAAAGGATAATGTTGGCTTTATATCTGACTTAAAACTGAGAGCCAGCTGGGGTAAAAATGGTAATTCCAATATCCCTACCAATGCCTTAGTAAATTACTATGTAGCTGATTACCGGGGCACAGGATATGGCCTGGCAGGTAATGAAACCGGTACCATCTACTCAGGATACAGAAGGGCGCATATTGGAAACCCGGATTTAAAATGGGAGGCAACCGCTCAAACCGATATAGGACTTGATTTTGGACTCTTCAATGGGTCGGTCTCCGGCTCTTTTGACTACTTCTATAAGGTAACCGATGGGATGCTTTATGAGCCGCCTTATATTGGTGCCATCGGAGAAGGGGATACCGCTGGATAA
- a CDS encoding RagB/SusD family nutrient uptake outer membrane protein produces the protein MKSIRNYIIQTKLASYLLYGLLIVSATGCKDYLEVNPKGIITEEKLAAPEYTDGLVTAAYAHGPRVHTFSTMNPWISSLRSDDAYKGGGGLDDQPAWYQMEVFSLVNPNVGNNDGVWFAAYSGLSRINTAINAINKMEEATYPVKTQRLAEMRFLRGWTYFKLKQRYKWVPFFREEATGNDIKLISNRPDGAVNDLELWQNIYDEFKFAADNLPESQVEVGRPTKYAAEAYLVKTLLWMAYPQDDNHQVTGINTQKLTEALDYANSIINSGKYSLSPDIGQNFMLEYDNKSPESVWELQFTIDDGTPRGNLNEGNGLTAPWWNPYFSCCDFHKASYNMVNAFRVDANGLPLFKTFNEEEITNKQVYFANNNWDPRLGHTVAIPGFPWKYQKVLFDSAGSRQPSTYGYFHSMKENVTTDSPGLHDEFWMFNSKNQQEVRFAEVLLWKAEILIQLDKHQEALPIINQLRERAANSISMIKLPNGNHPVKYSVAPYVDGVNVVWDKNNAWEALMWENRLEMAMEGRRFYDLVRWGIAAEVMNAYFEKERQRRSWLNVAFFTKGRDEYLPIPQAQINWSQGLYKQNPGY, from the coding sequence ATGAAAAGCATCAGGAATTATATCATACAAACAAAATTAGCGAGCTATTTACTATACGGGTTATTGATAGTTTCAGCAACTGGCTGTAAAGATTACTTAGAGGTGAATCCGAAGGGGATCATTACAGAAGAAAAGCTTGCCGCTCCGGAGTATACCGATGGTCTGGTTACAGCAGCGTATGCACACGGCCCCAGGGTACATACCTTTAGTACCATGAACCCCTGGATTTCCAGCCTTCGTTCGGATGATGCCTATAAAGGAGGGGGTGGTTTAGATGACCAGCCTGCCTGGTATCAGATGGAGGTGTTTTCATTGGTCAACCCGAATGTTGGTAATAATGATGGGGTGTGGTTCGCAGCTTATAGCGGTTTATCAAGGATCAATACAGCGATTAATGCCATCAATAAAATGGAGGAAGCTACTTATCCTGTAAAAACACAACGCCTGGCAGAAATGCGTTTTTTGAGGGGATGGACATATTTCAAATTAAAGCAACGGTATAAATGGGTACCGTTTTTCAGAGAAGAGGCGACCGGTAATGATATAAAGCTTATTTCTAACCGGCCTGATGGTGCCGTAAATGATCTGGAACTTTGGCAGAACATCTATGACGAGTTTAAGTTCGCTGCTGATAATCTGCCGGAATCTCAGGTAGAAGTAGGCCGGCCAACAAAATATGCGGCAGAAGCCTATCTGGTTAAAACCTTGCTGTGGATGGCCTATCCGCAGGATGATAATCACCAGGTTACCGGAATTAATACCCAGAAACTTACTGAAGCGCTTGACTATGCCAACAGCATCATTAACAGTGGCAAGTATAGCTTATCCCCTGATATTGGCCAGAATTTCATGCTGGAATACGACAATAAATCGCCGGAATCAGTCTGGGAATTACAGTTTACCATTGACGATGGTACGCCACGGGGTAACTTAAACGAAGGAAACGGACTCACTGCCCCCTGGTGGAACCCGTATTTCAGCTGCTGTGATTTTCATAAAGCATCCTATAACATGGTAAATGCCTTCCGGGTAGATGCCAATGGTTTACCACTATTTAAGACTTTTAATGAGGAAGAGATCACCAACAAACAAGTGTACTTTGCTAATAATAATTGGGACCCCAGATTAGGACATACAGTGGCTATTCCAGGCTTTCCATGGAAATACCAGAAGGTATTATTCGATAGTGCCGGATCAAGGCAACCTTCCACCTATGGATACTTTCATTCCATGAAAGAGAATGTGACTACAGATAGCCCTGGCCTGCATGATGAATTCTGGATGTTTAACTCCAAAAATCAGCAGGAAGTACGTTTTGCGGAAGTGCTGTTATGGAAAGCCGAAATATTGATTCAGCTCGACAAACATCAGGAGGCTCTTCCCATCATCAATCAGTTAAGGGAAAGGGCTGCAAATAGCATAAGTATGATAAAGTTACCTAATGGTAACCATCCGGTTAAGTATTCGGTAGCACCCTATGTGGATGGCGTGAATGTAGTATGGGATAAGAATAATGCATGGGAGGCATTGATGTGGGAAAACAGGCTTGAAATGGCCATGGAGGGCCGACGGTTCTATGACCTTGTCCGCTGGGGAATCGCTGCTGAGGTGATGAATGCGTATTTTGAGAAAGAAAGGCAACGGCGTTCATGGCTGAATGTTGCTTTTTTCACCAAGGGGCGTGATGAATACTTGCCCATTCCACAAGCGCAAATCAACTGGTCACAAGGCCTGTATAAACAGAATCCCGGCTATTAA
- a CDS encoding DUF4945 domain-containing protein — protein sequence MKKSLYYILILCVLFCASCRDEDIILSKPGEPIAPVTNMQYSVAEDKVTLTWDLPTTIPEDIVKPIAVLVKVSVDGRNAGTYVITDAPVSYTYSPYDPSKQYRFTVKAQGDVNTTDPHRSKLRISPGHTIAF from the coding sequence ATGAAAAAATCCCTCTATTATATTTTAATCCTATGTGTGTTATTCTGTGCCAGTTGCCGGGATGAAGACATAATTCTTTCAAAACCAGGTGAGCCGATAGCGCCAGTTACCAATATGCAATACTCTGTCGCTGAGGACAAAGTTACCCTTACATGGGATCTTCCTACCACCATACCTGAGGATATAGTTAAACCTATTGCTGTGCTGGTAAAGGTTTCGGTAGATGGAAGAAATGCTGGCACCTATGTAATAACAGATGCGCCTGTAAGCTATACGTATTCACCTTATGATCCCTCAAAACAATACCGCTTTACGGTTAAAGCCCAGGGAGATGTTAACACAACAGATCCTCATCGTTCCAAGTTGCGCATATCTCCTGGCCATACAATAGCTTTCTAA
- a CDS encoding SusC/RagA family TonB-linked outer membrane protein → MTNKGVEFILTYASNPSNKLSYSISGNISSYRNRIDDLPEEVKYTYGGNGLDDNILGRPLNSFYGFIADGLFKTQEEVDNSPEQQGKGLGRIRYKDLDNDGRITWEHDRTWLGVSDPDFMYGVNVTAKYGNFDFSMFWQGLAGNTVRNDWKTYSDFWNVWTQSGFNHPTRLLGAWSPSNPDSDIPALSLINPNDERRVSTYFMESGSYLKLRQIELGYTLPVPIISKIGMKECRIYANAQNIVNIKKWWGRDKYTGIDPENPTKDAEYSSPYVRPQMFITGVRVSF, encoded by the coding sequence ATGACCAATAAAGGTGTTGAATTTATTCTGACGTATGCATCCAATCCATCCAATAAACTCTCCTACTCTATCAGCGGTAATATCAGTTCTTACCGCAACAGAATCGATGATTTGCCTGAAGAGGTGAAATACACCTATGGCGGCAATGGCTTGGATGATAACATTCTGGGCAGACCTTTGAACTCATTCTACGGATTTATTGCCGATGGGCTCTTTAAAACACAGGAAGAAGTGGATAATTCACCTGAACAACAAGGAAAAGGGCTGGGTAGAATCAGATATAAGGATTTAGACAACGATGGCCGTATTACATGGGAACATGACCGGACCTGGCTGGGCGTAAGTGACCCCGATTTTATGTATGGTGTTAATGTTACTGCCAAATATGGAAATTTTGATTTTTCTATGTTCTGGCAAGGATTGGCAGGGAACACAGTAAGAAATGATTGGAAAACATACAGTGACTTCTGGAATGTCTGGACGCAGAGCGGATTTAATCACCCCACCCGCCTTCTTGGCGCATGGTCTCCTTCCAATCCTGATTCAGATATACCGGCCCTTTCATTAATCAATCCAAACGACGAACGCAGGGTATCTACTTACTTCATGGAGTCAGGTTCATATTTAAAGCTCAGGCAAATTGAATTAGGTTATACCCTTCCGGTTCCTATCATATCCAAAATAGGCATGAAAGAATGCCGCATTTACGCCAATGCCCAAAACATTGTGAATATAAAAAAATGGTGGGGTAGAGATAAATACACTGGCATTGACCCTGAAAACCCAACGAAGGACGCCGAATATTCCAGCCCATATGTAAGACCCCAGATGTTCATTACTGGCGTACGTGTATCTTTTTAA